DNA sequence from the Pseudomonas tritici genome:
CTCCTTAATCGACGACATCAGCTGCTCCATAAGTTCCCACACGAATTGCTTGATTCATTGAAGAAGACGATAAGAAGCAGCCCGAAATTGGGTCTGTAGCTCAGTTGGTTAGAGCGCACCCCTGATAAGGGTGAGGTCGGCAGTTCGAATCTGCCCAGACCCACCAATTTTGTGTGGGAAACGCCTGTAGAAATACGGGGCCATAGCTCAGCTGGGAGAGCGCCTGCCTTGCACGCAGGAGGTCAACGGTTCGATCCCGTTTGGCTCCACCACTACTGCTTCTACGTTATGAAAGCTTAGAAATGAGCATTCCATCGTTATGATGGTGAATGTTGATTTCTAGTCTTTGATTAGATCGTTCTTTAAAAATTTGGGTATGTGATAGAAAGATAGACTGAACGTTACTTTCACTGGTAACGGATCAGGCTAAGGTAAAATTTGTGAGTTACTCAGTTTTGAGTATTATCGAATTTTCGGCGAATGTTGTCTTCACAGTATAACCAGATTGCTTGGGGTTATATGGTCAAGTGAAGAAGCGCATACGGTGGATGCCTTGGCAGTCAGAGGCGATGAAAGACGTGGTAGCCTGCGAAAAGCTTCGGGGAGTCGGCAAACAGACTTTGATCCGGAGATGTCTGAATGGGGGAACCCAGCCATCATAAGATGGTTACCTTACACTGAATACATAGGTGTATGGAGCGAACCAGGGGAACTGAAACATCTAAGTACCCTGAGGAAAAGAAATCAACCGAGATTCCCTTAGTAGTGGCGAGCGAACGGGGACTAGCCCTTAAGTGGCTTTGAGATTAGCGGAACGCTCTGGAAAGTGCGGCCATAGTGGGTGATAGCCCTGTACGCGAAAATCTCTTAGTCATGAAATCGAGTAGGACGGAGCACGAGAAACTTTGTCTGAATATGGGGGGACCATCCTCCAAGGCTAAATACTACTGACTGACCGATAGTGAACTAGTACCGTGAGGGAAAGGCGAAAAGAACCCCGGAGAGGGGAGTGAAATAGATCCTGAAACCGTATGCGTACAAGCAGTGGGAGCCCACTTTGTTGGGTGACTGCGTACCTTTTGTATAATGGGTCAGCGACTTATTTTCAGTGGCGAGCTTAACCGAATAGGGGAGGCGTAGCGAAAGCGAGTCTTAATAGGGCGTCTAGTCGCTGGGAATAGACCCGAAACCGGGCGATCTATCCATGGGCAGGTTGAAGGTTGGGTAACACTAACTGGAGGACCGAACCGACTACCGTTGAAAAGTTAGCGGATGACCTGTGGATCGGAGTGAAAGGCTAATCAAGCTCGGAGATAGCTGGTTCTCCTCGAAAGCTATTTAGGTAGCGCCTCATGTATCACTGTAGGGGGTAGAGCACTGTTTCGGCTAGGGGGTCATCCCGACTTACCAAACCGATGCAAACTCCGAATACCTACAAGTGCCGAGCATGGGAGACACACGGCGGGTGCTAACGTCCGTCGTGAAAAGGGAAACAACCCAGACCGTCAGCTAAGGTCCCAAAGTTATGGTTAAGTGGGAAACGATGTGGGAAGGCTTAGACAGCTAGGAGGTTGGCTTAGAAGCAGCCACCCTTTAAAGAAAGCGTAATAGCTCACTAGTCGAGTCGGCCTGCGCGGAAGATGTAACGGGGCTCAAACCATACACCGAAGCTACGGGTATCACGTAAGTGATGCGGTAGAGGAGCGTTCTGTAAGCCTGTGAAGGTGAGTTGAGAAGCTTGCTGGAGGTATCAGAAGTGCGAATGCTGACATGAGTAACGACAATGGGTGTGAAAAACACCCACGCCGAAAGACCAAGGTTTCCTGCGCAACGTTAATCGACGCAGGGTTAGTCGGTCCCTAAGGCGAGGCTGAAAAGCGTAGTCGATGGAAAACAGGTTAATATTCCTGTACTTCTGGTTATTGCGATGGAGGGACGGAGAAGGCTAGGCCAGCTTGGCGTTGGTTGTCCAAGTTTAAGGTGGTAGGCTGAGATCTTAGGTAAATCCGGGATCTTAAGGCCGAGAGCTGATGACGAGCTAACTTTTAGTTAGCGAAGTGGTTGATGCCATGCTTCCAAGAAAAGCTTCTAAGCTTCAGGTAACCAGGAACCGTACCCCAAACCGACACAGGTGGTTGGGTAGAGAATACCAAGGCGCTTGAGAGAACTCGGGTGAAGGAACTAGGCAAAATGGCACCGTAACTTCGGGAGAAGGTGCGCCGGTGAGGGTGAAGGACTTGCTCCGTAAGCTCATGCCGGTCGAAGATACCAGGCCGCTGCGACTGTTTATTAAAAACACAGCACTCTGCAAACACGAAAGTGGACGTATAGGGTGTGACGCCTGCCCGGTGCCGGAAGGTTAATTGATGGGGTTAGCTAACGCGAAGCTCTTGATCGAAGCCCCGGTAAACGGCGGCCGTAACTATAACGGTCCTAAGGTAGCGAAATTCCTTGTCGGGTAAGTTCCGACCTGCACGAATGGCGTAACGATGGCGGCGCTGTCTCCACCCGAGACTCAGTGAAATTGAAATCGCTGTGAAGATGCAGTGTATCCGCGGCTAGACGGAAAGACCCCGTGAACCTTTACTATAGCTTTGCACTGGACTTTGAATTTGCTTGTGTAGGATAGGTGGGAGGCTTTGAAGCGTGGACGCCAGTCTGCGTGGAGCCAACCTTGAAATACCACCCTGGCAACTTTGAGGTTCTAACTCAGGTCCGTTATCCGGATCGAGGACAGTGTATGGTGGGTAGTTTGACTGGGGCGGTCTCCTCCTAAAGAGTAACGGAGGAGTACGAAGGTGCGCTCAGACCGGTCGGAAATCGGTCGTAGAGTATAAAGGCAAAAGCGCGCTTGACTGCGAGACAGACACGTCGAGCAGGTACGAAAGTAGGTCTTAGTGATCCGGTGGTTCTGTATGGAAGGGCCATCGCTCAACGGATAAAAGGTACTCCGGGGATAACAGGCTGATACCGCCCAAGAGTTCATATCGACGGCGGTGTTTGGCACCTCGATGTCGGCTCATCACATCCTGGGGCTGAAGCCGGTCCCAAGGGTATGGCTGTTCGCCATTTAAAGTGGTACGCGAGCTGGGTTTAGAACGTCGTGAGACAGTTCGGTCCCTATCTGCCGTGGACGTTTGAGATTTGAGAGGGGCTGCTCCTAGTACGAGAGGACCGGAGTGGACGAACCTCTGGTGTTCCGGTTGTCACGCCAGTGGCATTGCCGGGTAGCTATGTTCGGAATAGATAACCGCTGAAAGCATCTAAGCGGGAAACTAGCCTCAAGATGAGATCTCACTGGGACCTTGAGTCCCCTGAAGGGCCGTCGAAGACTACGACGTTGATAGGTTGGGTGTGTAAGCGCTGTGAGGCGTTGAGCTAACCAATACTAATTGCCCGTGAGGCTTGACCATATAACACCCAAGCAATTTGACTACTCGAAAGAGCATCAGATTGCGGTGTGTGAAGACGATAGAACCGAAAGTTCGATCTCACGAAAACACCGAAAGCTGTCACATACCCAATTTGCTGAAGCGAGGCCATCTGGTCACGACTCAGTACCCGAATTTCTTGACGACCATAGAGCATTGGAACCACCTGATCCCATCCCGAACTCAGTAGTGAAACGATGCATCGCCGATGGTAGTGTGGGGTTTCCCCATGTGAGAGTAGGTCATCGTCAAGATTAAATTCCAAAACCCCTGTTTGCTAACGCGAACAGGGGTTTTGTTTATGTAGAAGTCCATGAATTTCACTGGTACGTTGCTAACACAACGGTCTGGTACACAGAATTTCTTGACGACCATAGAGCATTGGAACCACCTGATCCCATCCCGAACTCAGCAGTGAAACGATGCATCGCCGATGGTAGTGTGGGGTTTCCCCATGTGAGAGTAGGTCATCGTCAAGATTGAATTCCGAAACCCCTGTCTGTTAACGCAGACAGGGGTTTTGTCGTTTAGATCAGCAATTTTGTATTGCTGACAGACCTGATTGATCACCCGGGCATCCAGCCCGTAACTCGCTGCATTATTGGTTGGTTTCATTTTCTATCGCAGGACCTAGACCAAGGTGCCTAAGCGCTCAAAGCGTTCGTTATCCAATCCTCGTACGACAACCACCGGTCGGTTTCCTACGAAAAATGGCGATCCGTCTTACATTTTCCTAAGTTTTGCCTCGGCTTGGCCGAAAGCCTGACGAGCCATGCGTGCACCGAAATAGAGCGGCCCAAGAGTCCGCCTATAACGTTACATGGAATGTTCCACTCGGCACGCTAACCCCCCTTTGGCAAAAGAAGTCGATGAAATGAATCTCAAGTTCAGTCATAAAATTCTGTTGGCCGCGTCAGGCGTTGTGGTTCTGGCCTTCGCGTTATTTACCCTCTACAACGACTACCTGCAGCGCAGTACCATCAAGCAGAACCTAGAGTCGTCCATCGAGCAATCAGGTGAGCTCACCGCCAGCAGTGTGCAGAACTGGCTTAGCGGACGAATACTGGTGCTCGAAAGCCTCACGCAAAACGTCGCCCATCAAGGCGGTGCTGCCGACCTCCCTGGTCTGGTCGATCAACCGGCGTTCACCTCAAACTTCCAGTTCACCTATGTTGGCCAAACCAACGGCGTGTTTACGCAACGTCCGGACGCGAAAATGCCCGACGGCTACGACCCCCGTCAGCGCCCTTGGTACAAACAGGCAGTGGCTGCGGACAAGCCCATGCTTACACCACCGTATATGGCCGCAGTGGGTGGGCAGATCGTGACCATCGCGATGCCGGTGAAAAAGAACGGTGAATTGCTCGGCGTAGTCGGCGGTGACCTGAGCCTGCAGACCTTGGTGAAAATCATCAACTCGGTAGACTTCGGCGGCATCGGCCATGCGTTCCTAGTCAGCGGCGACGGCCAAGTCATCGTCAGTCCTGATCAAGGGCAGGTGATGAAAAACCTCAAAGACATCTACCCCGGCACTCAGTTACGCATCGAGAAGGTCAGTCAGGAGGTCGTTCTCAACGGCCAGGACCGCATCCTGTCATTTACCCCGATCAGCGGCTTGCCCGGCGCAGATTGGTATATCGGTCTGTCGATTGATAAAGACAAAGCCTACGCAGCATTGGGTAAGTTCCGTACTTCCGCGCTGATTGCCATGTTGATCGCCGTGGTTGCGATTGCCGTGCTCCTGAGTGTGCTCATCCAAGTGCTGCTGCGGCCTCTGACCACCATGGGGGTGGCGATGCAGGACATTGCGCAGGGCGAAGGTGACCTGACCCGTCGCCTGGCTGTCACCAGCAAGGACGAGTTCGGCGAAGTCGGCAGCGCGTTCAATCAATTCGTAGAACGCATCCACGCATCGATTTCGGAAGTGTCTTCGGCAACGCGCCAGGTGCACGACTTGTCCCAGCGTGTGATGGCCTCGTCCAATGCCTCTATCATCGGTTCCGACGAGCAAAGCGCGCGCACCAACAGCGTGGCCGCTGCGATCAACGAACTGGGCGCCGCCACCCAGGAAATCGCGCGTAACGCCGCCGATGCCTCGCAGCACGCCAGCGGAGCCAGTGAGCAGGCCGATGATGGGCGCAAAGTGGTGGAGCAAACCATCCTTGCAATGTCGGCACTGTCGCAGAAGATCAGCCTGTCCTGCACACAGATCGAAACCCTGAACGCCAGTACTGACAACATTGGTCACATCCTTGATGTGATCAAGGGGATTTCTCAGCAAACCAACCTGCTCGCACTCAACGCCGCCATTGAAGCGGCACGTGCCGGTGAGGCTGGTCGAGGTTTTGCGGTGGTCGCTGACGAGGTGCGCAACCTGGCTCACCGCACCCAGGAGTCCGCCGAAGAGATCCACAAAATGATCACCTCACTGCAAGTGGGCTCGCGTGAAGCGGTTACCACTATGAATGCCAGCCAGGCCTCCAGTGAAGAAAGCGTCGAGGTCGCCAACCAGGCGGGTGAGCGCCTGGTCAGCGTGACGCAGCGGATCGTCGAGATCGACGGCATGAACCAGTCCGTCGCCGCCGCTACCGAAGAGCAGACAGCCGTGGTGGAAACGCTCAACGTCGACATCAACCAGATCAACCTGCTGAATCAGCAGGGCGTGGCCAATCTCAATGAGACCCTGAAGGATTGCGATGCACTGTCGCAGCAGGCCAATCGATTGAAGCAACTGGTCGATAGTTTCAAGATCTGACCTGCTGATTGATCGGGCAGGGGCGAGTAGCCTCGCTCCTGCCGCTCAGCCAAGCAACCGACGGACATTGTCCAGGGCGCTGTTGGCGAAGTCCTGCACAAACTGTTCAAACCCTGCGTTTGCCTCATCCATGGGCTGCGCAATAATCGTCCATGTCACCCTGGAACACTCCACTCCTAGTGCTTCAACGCCGATCGCCGCCCATAACCTGGCCACGCCCAAGGTGTTATAGATTGTGGTCCAGGTCATATGCATGGTCTGCTCGTCCCGGCTATTGAGCTGCTCCACCACACAGTTGCCATCGCGGAAAAATTTTGTACGCAAGGCGCCTACACCTGTGCCTGTCATTTCGATATGCGTCAGGTCAGGAATGAACACATCGAAGCCTGAAAAATTCCCGACCATGTTCCACAGACGGGAGGCATGGCAGTCGACCACGACCGACGCGACTATCGGCAGGCCGTCCGGGTTGCGAATTAACGTATCGGGTTGCAGTGGTTTCATGAGGTTGTCCTGAGGCGTTCAAAGAAAGCCAATGGCCTTGAGGTAATTGCAGCCTTTGCTCAACAGCGCCGAATCTTTGTCGGGGTAGTGTGCCCCCATCTGCTGGACGCCCTGTCGCGCGTTGTCGTGGCGGATCATTGAGGTGTCGCCGATGTCTTCGTCGAGGCGCTCGAGATAAAAACCAAGCACGCCAAACAGTGCGTTGTCCTGGCTGACCGTTCGTATCTCCTGTTGCCAATGTGCAATGCTCACCCGCCTGAACCGGTGACCCGCTCGGCTGAAAGCATCCAGGTAATGCGCCCAGCTCAACGGTTGTGGGTTGTGCAGGTTGAACACACTGCGATTGGCTTGAAAGCCGGCGCAGTGGAATGCAATGAAACGAGCCAGGAAGTCCACCGGCATCAGGTCGAAATTCAACGCCAGCCGCGGTACCAGGCCAAGTTGAAGTGAGCCCTTGAGCATCAGCATCAGCCGATTTTTCTGCGGCTGGCAGGCCCCCGTGCGGCTGTGGAAACTGATATTGCCGGGGCGATGGATGTTCACCCAGGCTCCGCGCTCCACCGCACGTCCCAGTTGCCGCTCGGCGACCCATTTGGACAGGTTATAGCCATTCTTGATGTACAGCGGCAGCGTGGTCGCGGCGGGTGCCTCAAGGACATAGCCCTGGGTGTCCAAGCTGCTTGAGGCTGACAGCGTCGAGATAAAGTTAAAGACCTTCTTGCAGTGCGTCTCGCACAGGCGCAAGCATTCGAAGATGGGGTCAACGTTGTCCCTGGCCAGTGATGCGTAGTCCATCACGTGGTTGACCCGTGCCGCGTTGTGCACCAGCACACCGAAGTCCCGAGTGAGCGTGTCGTAAGCGTCGTTGGCCAACCCCAATCGAGGCAGGCT
Encoded proteins:
- a CDS encoding methyl-accepting chemotaxis protein → MNLKFSHKILLAASGVVVLAFALFTLYNDYLQRSTIKQNLESSIEQSGELTASSVQNWLSGRILVLESLTQNVAHQGGAADLPGLVDQPAFTSNFQFTYVGQTNGVFTQRPDAKMPDGYDPRQRPWYKQAVAADKPMLTPPYMAAVGGQIVTIAMPVKKNGELLGVVGGDLSLQTLVKIINSVDFGGIGHAFLVSGDGQVIVSPDQGQVMKNLKDIYPGTQLRIEKVSQEVVLNGQDRILSFTPISGLPGADWYIGLSIDKDKAYAALGKFRTSALIAMLIAVVAIAVLLSVLIQVLLRPLTTMGVAMQDIAQGEGDLTRRLAVTSKDEFGEVGSAFNQFVERIHASISEVSSATRQVHDLSQRVMASSNASIIGSDEQSARTNSVAAAINELGAATQEIARNAADASQHASGASEQADDGRKVVEQTILAMSALSQKISLSCTQIETLNASTDNIGHILDVIKGISQQTNLLALNAAIEAARAGEAGRGFAVVADEVRNLAHRTQESAEEIHKMITSLQVGSREAVTTMNASQASSEESVEVANQAGERLVSVTQRIVEIDGMNQSVAAATEEQTAVVETLNVDINQINLLNQQGVANLNETLKDCDALSQQANRLKQLVDSFKI
- a CDS encoding SRPBCC family protein; translated protein: MKPLQPDTLIRNPDGLPIVASVVVDCHASRLWNMVGNFSGFDVFIPDLTHIEMTGTGVGALRTKFFRDGNCVVEQLNSRDEQTMHMTWTTIYNTLGVARLWAAIGVEALGVECSRVTWTIIAQPMDEANAGFEQFVQDFANSALDNVRRLLG